In the genome of Streptomyces sp. SAI-127, the window GGCAGAACGGTCAATCTCGTACGGCTCACCGACGCGTCCGCGGCCGAGTCGACGCTGCGTTTCCTGCTCTCCCCCAAGTCGGCGTACGTCAGCGGTCAGGTGATCGAGGTCGGGGAGGCGCAGGAGGCCGACGTCGACTGGTCCCTCCCGCTCGCCGGACGGACGGCCCTGGTGACCGGCGGGGCGCGGGGCATCGGTGCGGCGGTCGCCGAGACGCTGGCCAGGGACGGGGCCCGGGTGGTCGTACTCGATGTGCTGGGGACGTCGGCGGATGCCCAACGGCTTGCCGCGCGGCTCGGGGGCAGTGCCCTCGCGCTGGACATCACGGCCGCGGACGCGGGCGCGCGGATCGCGCAGGCGCTGCCCGAGGGGCTGGACGTGCTGGTCCACAACGCGGGGATCACCCGGGACCGACGGCTGGTCAACATGCCCGCGGAGCGCTGGAGTTCGGTGCTCGAGGTGAACCTGGCGAGCGTGCTGCGCACGACGGACGCGCTGCTGGAGGCGGGCACGCTGCGGCGGGGCGGGCGGATCGTCGCCACCGCGTCCATCGCGGGGCTCGCGGGGAACGCCGGGCAGACGAACTACGGCGCGAGCAAGGCCGGTGTCGTCGGGCTGGTGCGCTCCCTGGCGCCCCGGGCGCTGGCCAAGCACGGGGTCACGGTGAACGCGGTCGCTCCAGGGTTCATCGAGACGAAGATGACGGCGGCGATCCCGCTGTTCATCCGGGAGGCGGGGCGGCGGATGAACTCCCTCGGACAGGGCGGGCTGCCGTCCGACGTGGCCGAGACGACGGCGTGGCTGGCGCACCCGGCGTCCGGCGCGGTGAACGGGCAGGTCGTGCGGGTCTGCGGCCAGAGTCTGCTGGGGGCGTAGTGGGGATGCACTCGGACGACAGGCAGGCCGGGGGGGCGTGCGGCGAGGGGGCGAAGGGCGCGGAGGTACGCCCCGGGAACTCCCACCCGGAGGGCGCGCACCCCCTCACCGTCCTGTCTCGACCTCCCTCCCTCACTCCCCTCCTGGCCGTGGGCGCCCTGCGCTCCCCCTTCAAGCGGCCCGCTGCGACGGCGGACTTCTCCCGCACCCGGCTGGTGCTGCCCGGGCTGCGGGTGGACCTCGCGCGGCTCGCCGCCTACGAGCGGGTGTGCGGGTTCCCGACCGGGGAGGACGCGTTGCCGGTGACGTACCCGCACGTGCTGGGCTTTCCGCTGGCCATGAGTCTGATGAGCGGGCGGGACTTCCCGCTGCCGTTGCTCGGACTGGTGCACACGTCGATCGAGATCACGCGGTACCGGGAGCTGGCGGCGACGGGCGAGTACGAACTCAGCGTGTACGTCGACGGGTTGGCACCGCACCGGCGCGGTACGGAGGCCGCGGTCGTCACCGAGCTGCGGGTGGGCGAGGAGGTCGTGTGGGAGTCGGTGAGCACGTATCTGGCCCGGCACCGCACGACGGAGACCGACCGGGAGCGGGACCGCGAGCGGCATGAACCGCTGCCCGGAGTCGACGAGTGGCGGCTGGCCGGGGACATCGGCCGGCGTTACGCCGCCGCGTCCGGCGACCGCAACCCGATCCACCTGTACCCGCTCACGGCCCGCCTCTTCGGCTTCCCGAGGGCGATCGCGCACGGCATGTGGACGGCGGCCCGCTGCCTGGCTGCCCACGGCACGCCCCAGGCGGTGCTGGTGCGGGCGGAGTTCAGAGCTCCGGTGCTGCTGCCGGGGACGGTGACGTACGCATCGAACGGCGAGCGCTTCGAACTGTGCGGCGGGGACCGCGTGCATGTGACCGGGGGCGTCCATCCCCTGACGTGAAGCGGGCGCAGGCCTCGTCGCGCCGCGGACGCCGCTGTCAGCCGACCTGAAGGGGATCGCCCTCCGAGGGGGTGTCCCGGAGGGTCCACGGACGGCCGTCCATCAGGTTTCCGAGGCCCGCCCACGCGAAGTTCATCAGGGTGGCCGCCGACTGCCTCGCGGTCACGCCCTCGGTCGCGTTGGCCCAGGCCGCGAGGGACTCGGCGGCGCCGACGAGCGCCTCGGCGAGGCCGGCGACCTCGCGCTCGGGCAGATCGGGATCGCGGTGCGCCTCGCGGGCCGCGACCACGATCAGGTGGGTCACGAACTCCACGATCTCCTCGCGCATCGCGGTGACCTCGGCGGCGAACGCCTCACCGTGGATACGGGCCTGGAGATGCAGCACGGACCAGGCGTGCGGGTTCCGCGAGGTGTGGGTGAAGAACGCCAGCAGCCCGTCCCAGAGCTGACGGTCGGCGGGCAGATCGGTTCGCACGCCCGTCCGCACCGCCTCCGTGAGCGCGGCCGCCTCCCGGCGGATGCACGCGGTGAAGAGGTCTTCCTTGGAGTTCAGGTACAGATACACCAACGGCTTCGACACACCGGCGAGTTCGGCGATCTCGTCCATCGAGGCGGCCATGTACCCACGCTGCCCGAAGATCTCCACAGCGGCGTCCAGCATCTGCTGCTCCCGCACGGCACGCGGCATCCGCTTGCTCTTCACGACACCCATGCCCAAAGCCTACGGTCACGCGGGCACGGCAGCGCGGGCGTTGACCTCAGGAGGTCTGCGGGGCCTGACCCTGGGGACGGCTCGCCTCGTCGGCGGCCTCGTCCTCCTGGTTGCGGTTCGCCTCCAGGTTGGCCTTCATCCGGTCGACCCGCTGCACGACCTTGATGGAGGCGCGGTCACGCTCCTTGCGCAGGACGACGAAGCTGATCGGAGCCGAGAGCAGCAGCGAGAGCAGGACGATCCACATGCCGTTGGAGGCGCCGAGGCCGCGCGGGGCGAGGCCGGAGTAGACGAGGCCCCAGACGACCACGAGGCAGCCCACCAGGATCCCGAGGCGCATCAGCGTGTAGCGGAGCATGTCAATCCACTCTTCCGTATCCGTATCGAACGGCTCGAACACCCCAAAGGGGCACCGTCCAGTGAAGCACGCCGGGCACCCGATCTCCGAAGCGGGTCAGGTGAGCGGCAGCAGCATGATCACGTCGTCCCGGTCGTCACCCGGTGCGACGCGGATCGCGCCGGGTATGCGGCCGACCTCCTTGTAGCCGCAGGAGCCGTAGAAACGCTCCAGACCCAGGCCGCCGCGGCAGGTGAGCCGTATCGCCTCGATGTCCTCGAAGGTGCGGCCCGCGTCGGCCGCCGCGGTGAGGAGGTCGCGGCCGTAGCCCCTGCCCTGGTGGCGGGGGTGGACCATCACCGTGTACAGCCACACCCAGTGGGTCATGAGCCGGTGCGTGTTGAAGCTGAAGAAGGCGGTGGCGGCGACCTGTCCGTCCTCGTCGTGTCCGACGAGCAGCCGCGTCCGTCCCTCCGCCATCTCCACGAAGTGCTTCACCAGTTCGGGGCGGATCGTCTCCCGTTCCACCGGCGCCACGAAACCGACGGCGCCGCCCGCGTTGGAGACGTCCGTCCACAGGTCGAGGATCCCGTCGCGGAGGGCGGGGGTGACGGCCGGGTCGAGGGTGAAGGTAAGGGGCATGGGCAAAGGTTAGACATTACGTATCTGGCGCCTCAACCCGGTTCCGGCGTCACATGCGTCACCCCAGCGCCCGGGCCGCCACCTCCAGGTCCGACACCAGGCCCCGGTACGCGCCCTCCCTGTCCTCGGCCCGCAGCACGGCCGACGGATGCACGGTCGGCACGAGCCGCTCCCGTCTGCCGTGGATCTCCTCCTCCAGCACGGTGCCGCGCACCTGCGTCACCCGGAACGACGAGCCGAGCAGCGCCTTGCCCGCGGTGGCGCCGAGGACGACGATCAACTCCGGTTCGACGAGCTCCAGCTCCTTGGCGAGCCAGGGGCCGCAGGCCGTCATCTCCCGGAGGCTGGGCGCCTTGTGGATACGGCGCTTGCGGGGCTCGGCCTGGGTGAACTTGAAGTGCTTCACCGCGTTGGTGACATAGGCGTCCGCCGGTTCGATACCGGCCTCCGCGAGGGCACGGTCGAGCAGCTTGCCTGCGGGACCGACGAAGGGCTTCCCCTGCCGGTCCTCCTGGTCACCGGGCTGCTCCCCGACAAGCATCACGCGCGCGTGTGCGGCGCCCTCACCGAAGACGGTCTGCGTGGCGTCCCGGTGCAGCGGACAGCCACGGCAGCCGGCGGCGGCCTCGCGCAGGGCGGCCAGACCGCCGCGGCCGGGAACGAAGGGTTCAGCGGTGTAGGCGTCTTCGGGTGACTTGGTGCTCACCATGCTGGGCGAGTACCCAGGGTCGGGGAACGCGAACGACGGGGACGACTTGCGCCGGAAGCGCGGCTGCGGGCCGGTGGGGGCCGGTCGCGCCCGCGCGGCGGTAGCCGCACATCGATACAGCCCCGCGCCCCTGAGTGGCCGCAGCTGCCGTCCGCCAGGGGGCGGCGTCGCTGCGGGCGGGCCCGCGCGACCGGAGGGGACCACTTGCGCCGGAAGCGCGGCTGCGGGCCGGTGGGGGCCGGCCGCGCCCGCGCGGCGGTAGCCGCACATCGATACAGCCCCGCGCCCCTAGGGGGCTGCAGCTGCCGTCCGCCGGGGGCCCGCGCGACCGGAGGGAGCCACTTCGCCGGAGGCGCGGGGGGCCGGTCGCGCGGTTCTCCGCGCCGCTGGGGCTCCGGCCTCGGGGTCAGAGCCGCATCGGCTGCGGCTCCTCCCGGCGGCCCGCGTCCGGGCCGTCGTACTCGCGAATGATCTCGTACCGGGTGTTCCGCTCCACCGGGCGGAAGCCCGCGTCGCGGATCAGGTCCAGCAGGTCCTCGCGGGTCAGCTTGTTCGGGGTGCCGTAGTTGTCGGCGTCGTGGGTGATCTTGTACTCGACCACCGAGCCATCCATGTCGTCCGCGCCGTGCTGGAGGGCCAGCTGGGCGGTCTGGACGCCGTGCATCACCCAGAAGACCTTGACGTGCGGGACGTTGTCGAACAGCAGCCGGGAGACCGCGAAGGTCTTCAGGGCCTCGGCGCCCGTCGCCATCCGCGTCCGCGCCTGGAGGCGGTTCCTGACCTTGCCGTCCTTCACGTCCACGAAGTCGTGCTGGTAGCGCAGCGGGATGAAGACCTGGAAGCCACCGGTCTCGTCCTGGAGCTCGCGCAGGCGCAGGACGTGGTCCACGCGGTGCCGGTGCTCCTCGATGTGGCCGTACAGCATGGTGCTCGGGGTCTTGAGACCCTTCTCGTGCGCCAGGCGGTGGATCCGGGACCAGTCCTCCCAGTGGGTCCGGTGGTCCACGATGTGCTGCCGGACCTCCCAGTCGAAGATCTCCGCGCCACCGCCGGTGAGGGACTCCAGGCCCGCGTCGATCAGCTCGTCCAGGATCTCCGAAGCCGACAGACCCGAGATGGTCTCGAAGTGGTGGATCTCCGTCGCGGTGAAGGCCTTCAGGGAGACGTCCGGAAGCGCGGCCTTCAGCTCGCGCAGCGACCGCGGGTAGTAGCGCCACGGCAGGTTCGGGTGCAGGCCGTTGACGATGTGCAGCTCGGTGAGGTTCTCGCCCTCCATCGCCTTGGCGAGCTTCACCGCCTCCTCGATGCGCATCGTGTACGCGTCCTTCTCGCCCGGCTTGCGCTGGAAGGAGCAGTAGGCGCAGGACGCCGTGCACACGTTGGTCATGTTGAGGTGGCGGTTGACGTTGAAGTGGACGACGTCGCCGTTCTTCCGCGTCCGCACCTCGTGCGCGAGGCCGCCGAGCCAGGCCAGGTCGTCCGACTCGTACAGTGCGATGCCGTCCTCACGGGTCAGCCGTTCACCGGCCCCGACCTTCTCCTCCAGCTCGCGCTTGAGCCCGACATCCATGCCCACACCTCTTCCGACGACCCCGAACGACTCCGACAACCGTACGTCTACGCCTCTTCGGGCAGCTCTCCGACCCGGTTCTCCCACTTCGTGGAGAGCACGATCGTGGTACGAGTCCGGGAGACGCCCTTGGTCCCGGACAGCCGCCGGATGATCTTCTCCAGACCGTCGACGTCCGACGCCCGGACCTTCAGCATGTACGAGTCGTCGCCCGCGATGAACCAGCAGTCCTCGATCTCGCCGAGGTCCCTCAGCCGGCGCGCCACGTCCTCGTGGTCGACCGCGTCCCCCAGCGAGATACCGATCAGCGCGGTGACGCCGAGGCCGAGCGAGGCGGCGTCGACGGTGGCGCGGTAACCGGTGATGACCCCGGCCGCCTCCAGCCGGTTGATGCGGTCGGTGACACTGGGTCCCGACAGACCGACGAGGCGTCCCAGCTCCGCGTAGGAGGCCCGGCCGTTCTCCCTCAGGGCCTGGATGAGCTGCCTGTCCACCGCGTCCATGCGATCGAAGCCTTCCGCTGAAAAGTGCCTGAAGTGATGAGAGGTACTGCCACGTGCCTTAGTGACCGCTTGCCTTACTGACCGCTTGCCTTACCGACCCGACGTGCCGCCGCCCAGTTCGCCCTCCCAGCGGCGGTACAGCCCGTGCCCGACCCCCGCCGCGTCCAGCACCCGCCCGGCGACGAAGTCCACCAGGTCCTGGATGTGGGTCGCCCCCGCGTAGAAGGCGGGCGAGGCGGGGACGACGGTCGCGCCCGCGTCGTCGAGCGTGACGAGGTGCCGGAGGGTCTGGCCGTTCAAGGGGGTTTCCCGTACGGCCACGACCAGCTTGCGGCGCTCCTTGAGAGTGACGCTCGCGGCCCGCTGCAGCAGGTCCTTGGAGAGGCCGAGGGCGACTCCGGCGACGCAGGCGGTGGAGGCGGGGACGATCAGCATCCCCTTGCTCGGATACGACCCCGAGGACGGCCCCGCGGCCAGGTCCCCGGGGTGCCAGTACCGCACGTCGGTGATGTCCGCCTCGAAGGTGCCGGGCTTGCCGTCGGCCCCCCGGTCCAGCCATTCCCGCAGGTCCTCGCGCCAGTGCGCGTCCCGGAAGGAGATCCCCGTCTCGTCGAGGAGGGTGAGCCGCGAGGCACGGGAGACCACCAGGTCGACGCTCTCACCGGCGGCGAGGAGCGCACGCAGCACGGACGCGGCATACGGGGTGCCGGAGGCGCCGGACACCCCTACGATCCAAGGCGTACGCCGTGTCTCTCCTGGCTTGACTGGGTTCACACCCCCGAGCCTATCCGGCGTCACAGGGTGGGAACCGGCCAAGGGGGCCGGTCGTTCCCTGGAGGGGGACGGGTGAGTGGTGGGGGTTGCCATGACGGGCAGGGAACTCGAGTACTCGCGCGGTGATCGTGCGAAGGCCGCGGCCAAGCTGATGGTGGGCTGGGTCGCGCTGCTGTGGCTGCTGGAAGTCGTGGACGTGGCGAGCGGCCACGCGCTCGACGGCCTCGGCATCACACCACGCACCCCGTCCGAGCTGGTCGACGTCGTCCCGGCCGCCTTCATCCACTTCGGCTTCGCCCACGTGGCCGCGAACAGCGTCCCGCTGCTGGTCATGGGTTTCCTCGCGGCCCTCGGCGGCCTGCGCCGGTTCGCCGCCGTCTGCGCACTGATCATCGTGGCCGACGGTCTGGGCGTCTGGCTCATAGCCCCGGCCCACACCAACACGGCGGGCGCGTCGGGCCTGATCTTCGGCCTGTTCGGCTACCTGCTGGTCACCGGCTTCGTGGAGCGGCGCCCCCTGGGGGTGCTGGTGGGCCTGCTGGTCGGTGCGGTCTGGGGCACGTCGATACTGGTGGGCCTGGCGCCCACGCAGTCGGGGGTCAGCTGGCAGGGGCACCTGCTGGGACTGGTGGCGGGAGTGGTGACGGCGTTCGTGTTCAAGCGCCGGACGCCTGAACCCGCCTAGCGGCGCGGGGCCGGGTCAGACCGTCAGTCCCCGCACCAGCAGATCCAGCAACGCACACACGAACAGGGCAATCCCGATGAAGCCGTTGACGCTGAAGAACGCCCGGTTCAGGCGGGACAGATCATGCGGCCGCACGATCGAGTGCTCGTACACGAACGCACTCGCCACGATCATCAGCCCCACCCAGAAGAACCCGCCCGCCTCCGTGGCGACGGCGTACCAGATGAGGAGGGACATCGTCAGGAAGTGACAGACCCGGGCACCCCAGATCGCCGCGGGGATACCGAAGCGCGCCGGCACCGACATGACGCCGATCTCCCGGTCCGTCTCCACGTCCTGGCAGGCGTAGATCAGGTCGAACCCGCCGATCCAGATGCCGACGGCGAGGCCCAGGACGACCGCGTCCCAGGACCAGGAGCCCGTGATCGCGAGCCAGCCGCCCACCGGCCCCATCGCCTGGGCGAGACCCAGGATGGCCTGGGGGAAGTTCGTGAACCGCTTGCCGTACGGGTAGACCACCATCGGGATGACGGCGACCGGGGCCAGCGCCAGGCACAGCGGGTTCAGCAGCGCGGCCGAGCCGAGGAAGACCACGACAGCGACCAGCGCACCGGTCCAGGCGTGCTTCACGGACATCGCACCGGTGACCAGCTCCCGCTGTGCCGTCCGGGGGTTCCGCGCGTCGATCTCCCGGTCGATGATCCGGTTGACCGCCATCGCGAAGGTCCGCAGCCCCACCATGCAGATCGTGACCAGGAGCAGCCGCCCCCAGTGGATGTTCTTGTCCCACTCGAACATCGCGGTGAGCGCGGCGATGTACGCGAACGGCAGCGCGAAGACCGAGTGCTCGATCATCACCAGCCGCAGGAAGGCTTTCGTGCGTCCCGGTTGCGGTAGTGCCGCGGAGGCGCTGCTCACAGTCCGTACTCCTTCCACCGGCGGTCGACCTTCGCCGCCGTCTCCGGGTCGGACAGCACCATGTCGGGCCAGCCGCCGTCGCGCGTGTAGCCCTCCTCGGGCCACTTCCTCGTCGCGTCGATGCCCGCCTTGCCGCCCCAGAACTGCTGGTAGGAGGCATGGTCGAGGTGATCGACGGGTCCCTCGACGACCGAGAGGTCACGGGCGTAGTCCGTGTTGCCCAGCGCCCGCCAGGCGACCTCGTGCAGATC includes:
- a CDS encoding UdgX family uracil-DNA binding protein (This protein belongs to the uracil DNA glycosylase superfamily, members of which act in excision repair of DNA. However, it belongs more specifically to UdgX branch, whose founding member was found to bind uracil in DNA (where it does not belong), without cleaving it, appears to promote DNA repair by a pathway involving RecA, rather than base excision.) encodes the protein MVSTKSPEDAYTAEPFVPGRGGLAALREAAAGCRGCPLHRDATQTVFGEGAAHARVMLVGEQPGDQEDRQGKPFVGPAGKLLDRALAEAGIEPADAYVTNAVKHFKFTQAEPRKRRIHKAPSLREMTACGPWLAKELELVEPELIVVLGATAGKALLGSSFRVTQVRGTVLEEEIHGRRERLVPTVHPSAVLRAEDREGAYRGLVSDLEVAARALG
- the mqnP gene encoding menaquinone biosynthesis prenyltransferase MqnP; translated protein: MSSASAALPQPGRTKAFLRLVMIEHSVFALPFAYIAALTAMFEWDKNIHWGRLLLVTICMVGLRTFAMAVNRIIDREIDARNPRTAQRELVTGAMSVKHAWTGALVAVVVFLGSAALLNPLCLALAPVAVIPMVVYPYGKRFTNFPQAILGLAQAMGPVGGWLAITGSWSWDAVVLGLAVGIWIGGFDLIYACQDVETDREIGVMSVPARFGIPAAIWGARVCHFLTMSLLIWYAVATEAGGFFWVGLMIVASAFVYEHSIVRPHDLSRLNRAFFSVNGFIGIALFVCALLDLLVRGLTV
- a CDS encoding TetR/AcrR family transcriptional regulator, with translation MGVVKSKRMPRAVREQQMLDAAVEIFGQRGYMAASMDEIAELAGVSKPLVYLYLNSKEDLFTACIRREAAALTEAVRTGVRTDLPADRQLWDGLLAFFTHTSRNPHAWSVLHLQARIHGEAFAAEVTAMREEIVEFVTHLIVVAAREAHRDPDLPEREVAGLAEALVGAAESLAAWANATEGVTARQSAATLMNFAWAGLGNLMDGRPWTLRDTPSEGDPLQVG
- a CDS encoding rhomboid family intramembrane serine protease, yielding MTGRELEYSRGDRAKAAAKLMVGWVALLWLLEVVDVASGHALDGLGITPRTPSELVDVVPAAFIHFGFAHVAANSVPLLVMGFLAALGGLRRFAAVCALIIVADGLGVWLIAPAHTNTAGASGLIFGLFGYLLVTGFVERRPLGVLVGLLVGAVWGTSILVGLAPTQSGVSWQGHLLGLVAGVVTAFVFKRRTPEPA
- a CDS encoding Lrp/AsnC family transcriptional regulator, whose translation is MDAVDRQLIQALRENGRASYAELGRLVGLSGPSVTDRINRLEAAGVITGYRATVDAASLGLGVTALIGISLGDAVDHEDVARRLRDLGEIEDCWFIAGDDSYMLKVRASDVDGLEKIIRRLSGTKGVSRTRTTIVLSTKWENRVGELPEEA
- a CDS encoding DUF4229 domain-containing protein, with protein sequence MLRYTLMRLGILVGCLVVVWGLVYSGLAPRGLGASNGMWIVLLSLLLSAPISFVVLRKERDRASIKVVQRVDRMKANLEANRNQEDEAADEASRPQGQAPQTS
- a CDS encoding 3-oxoacyl-ACP reductase, producing MADRYLSFTGTAPGRFLTRRLGLPQPAVLRRWAEGSPGFEGGVLHLTAGKSQLSGPGFSSPSDTPAAILLDATGVRDVEGLAEVHAALHPVVRSVAESGRVVVLGAPLDPVDHHQAAAQQALEGFTRSLGKEIGRGRTVNLVRLTDASAAESTLRFLLSPKSAYVSGQVIEVGEAQEADVDWSLPLAGRTALVTGGARGIGAAVAETLARDGARVVVLDVLGTSADAQRLAARLGGSALALDITAADAGARIAQALPEGLDVLVHNAGITRDRRLVNMPAERWSSVLEVNLASVLRTTDALLEAGTLRRGGRIVATASIAGLAGNAGQTNYGASKAGVVGLVRSLAPRALAKHGVTVNAVAPGFIETKMTAAIPLFIREAGRRMNSLGQGGLPSDVAETTAWLAHPASGAVNGQVVRVCGQSLLGA
- a CDS encoding MaoC/PaaZ C-terminal domain-containing protein; translation: MGMHSDDRQAGGACGEGAKGAEVRPGNSHPEGAHPLTVLSRPPSLTPLLAVGALRSPFKRPAATADFSRTRLVLPGLRVDLARLAAYERVCGFPTGEDALPVTYPHVLGFPLAMSLMSGRDFPLPLLGLVHTSIEITRYRELAATGEYELSVYVDGLAPHRRGTEAAVVTELRVGEEVVWESVSTYLARHRTTETDRERDRERHEPLPGVDEWRLAGDIGRRYAAASGDRNPIHLYPLTARLFGFPRAIAHGMWTAARCLAAHGTPQAVLVRAEFRAPVLLPGTVTYASNGERFELCGGDRVHVTGGVHPLT
- a CDS encoding GNAT family N-acetyltransferase, producing the protein MPLTFTLDPAVTPALRDGILDLWTDVSNAGGAVGFVAPVERETIRPELVKHFVEMAEGRTRLLVGHDEDGQVAATAFFSFNTHRLMTHWVWLYTVMVHPRHQGRGYGRDLLTAAADAGRTFEDIEAIRLTCRGGLGLERFYGSCGYKEVGRIPGAIRVAPGDDRDDVIMLLPLT
- the mqnE gene encoding aminofutalosine synthase MqnE — encoded protein: MDVGLKRELEEKVGAGERLTREDGIALYESDDLAWLGGLAHEVRTRKNGDVVHFNVNRHLNMTNVCTASCAYCSFQRKPGEKDAYTMRIEEAVKLAKAMEGENLTELHIVNGLHPNLPWRYYPRSLRELKAALPDVSLKAFTATEIHHFETISGLSASEILDELIDAGLESLTGGGAEIFDWEVRQHIVDHRTHWEDWSRIHRLAHEKGLKTPSTMLYGHIEEHRHRVDHVLRLRELQDETGGFQVFIPLRYQHDFVDVKDGKVRNRLQARTRMATGAEALKTFAVSRLLFDNVPHVKVFWVMHGVQTAQLALQHGADDMDGSVVEYKITHDADNYGTPNKLTREDLLDLIRDAGFRPVERNTRYEIIREYDGPDAGRREEPQPMRL
- a CDS encoding UbiX family flavin prenyltransferase gives rise to the protein MNPVKPGETRRTPWIVGVSGASGTPYAASVLRALLAAGESVDLVVSRASRLTLLDETGISFRDAHWREDLREWLDRGADGKPGTFEADITDVRYWHPGDLAAGPSSGSYPSKGMLIVPASTACVAGVALGLSKDLLQRAASVTLKERRKLVVAVRETPLNGQTLRHLVTLDDAGATVVPASPAFYAGATHIQDLVDFVAGRVLDAAGVGHGLYRRWEGELGGGTSGR